A genomic region of Streptococcus suis contains the following coding sequences:
- the smpB gene encoding SsrA-binding protein SmpB gives MAKGEDNVIAQNKKARHDYTIVDTVEAGMVLTGTEIKSIRAGRINLKDGFAQIKQGEAWLVNVHIAPYDEGNIWNQEPTRTRKLLLRKKQIESLGNEVKGTGMTLVPLKVYIKDGFAKVLIGLAKGKHDYDKRESIKRREQDRDIKRTIKAINSR, from the coding sequence ATGGCCAAGGGTGAGGACAATGTGATTGCACAGAATAAAAAAGCCCGCCACGACTATACCATTGTCGATACAGTGGAGGCGGGGATGGTCCTGACGGGGACGGAGATTAAGTCTATTCGTGCGGGGCGGATCAACCTCAAGGATGGCTTTGCCCAAATCAAGCAGGGCGAGGCTTGGTTGGTCAATGTCCATATCGCTCCCTATGATGAGGGCAATATCTGGAACCAGGAGCCAACGCGGACCCGCAAGTTGCTCTTGCGGAAGAAGCAAATCGAGTCCTTGGGCAATGAGGTCAAGGGAACAGGGATGACCCTGGTGCCCCTCAAAGTCTATATCAAGGACGGCTTTGCCAAGGTCCTGATTGGGCTTGCCAAAGGGAAGCACGACTACGATAAGCGGGAGTCAATTAAACGCCGTGAGCAAGACCGCGATATTAAACGGACTATAAAGGCTATCAATAGTCGCTAA
- the rnr gene encoding ribonuclease R, translating to MKNEIINYIKEVGPVTMDQLADQFGASSAKGFTDLVKLVSSMEGSRQLFFDNAGRIALPAPKISKNKVTLQGIFRAHKSGFGFVTIDEEEDDLFVSRDDVNFAIEGDRVEVAIKKVADRLKGTAAEAEVIDILEHSLKTAVGLIVFDEDKPEYAGYIKSKNQKIAQKIYIKKSPLVLTGTEILKVDIEAYPNKKRDHFIATIRDVVGHKDDVGIDVLEVLESMDIVSEFPDEVLAEANRVPESPSENDFEGRLDLRDEIIFTIDGADAKDLDDAVHIKQLKNGNLELGVHIADVSYYVTEGSALDQEAVKRGTSVYVTDRVVPMLPERLSNGICSLNPNVDRLTQSAIMEIDRKGKVVKHWIGQTVIKTTFRMTYSDVNDMIAGNQEKLDKYKAIVPSVDLMVKLHETLETMRYKRGALNFDTTEAKIIVNKDGLPVDIQLRQRGIAERMIESFMLAANECVAEHFAKLDLPFIYRIHEEPKSDKLQKFIDYATSFGLTVYGTASSISQDALQDLMERVKDEPYADVLNMMLLRSMQQARYSEHNHGHYGLGAEFYTHFTSPIRRYPDLLVHRMVREYGQNPAEKAEYFEQVIPELAKSSSSLERRAIEAEREVEAMKKAEFMQEFVGQEFDGVVSSVVKFGLFVELPNTVEGLIHVTNLNEYYQFHERTLTLQGEKSGRVFRVGQPIRIKLTRADKMTGEIDFAHVPSELDIVEKALKAKRRTASHSNRDRDDRSGRGRGKHHKQEAAGRDSGRHKSGKDHKSKSGKKDKKKKPFYKEVAKKNKKKRR from the coding sequence ATGAAAAACGAAATTATTAACTATATTAAAGAAGTTGGTCCTGTGACAATGGACCAGCTGGCAGATCAGTTTGGAGCCAGTTCTGCAAAAGGTTTTACAGACTTGGTCAAGCTGGTTTCTAGTATGGAAGGGAGCCGTCAACTTTTCTTTGACAATGCGGGACGGATTGCTCTTCCTGCTCCAAAAATCTCCAAGAACAAGGTGACCTTGCAGGGCATTTTCCGTGCCCACAAATCAGGCTTTGGCTTTGTGACCATTGACGAGGAGGAAGATGATCTCTTTGTCAGTCGTGACGATGTTAATTTTGCCATCGAGGGCGACCGAGTGGAAGTGGCGATCAAGAAAGTGGCGGACAGGCTCAAGGGAACGGCTGCGGAAGCGGAAGTCATTGATATTTTAGAACATAGCCTGAAAACTGCGGTAGGCTTGATTGTTTTTGACGAAGATAAGCCAGAATATGCAGGCTACATCAAGTCTAAAAACCAGAAAATCGCTCAGAAGATTTACATCAAGAAGTCACCTCTGGTATTGACCGGAACGGAAATCCTCAAAGTCGACATTGAAGCCTATCCAAACAAGAAACGGGACCACTTTATTGCGACCATTCGGGACGTGGTGGGCCACAAGGACGATGTGGGGATCGATGTCTTGGAAGTTTTGGAATCCATGGACATCGTGTCGGAATTCCCTGATGAAGTCTTGGCGGAGGCTAATCGAGTGCCAGAAAGTCCGTCTGAGAATGACTTTGAAGGCCGCTTGGACCTGCGAGATGAAATCATCTTCACCATTGACGGTGCGGATGCCAAGGACTTGGATGATGCGGTCCATATCAAGCAGCTCAAGAATGGTAATCTGGAACTGGGTGTCCATATCGCTGATGTCAGCTACTATGTGACCGAAGGCTCTGCCTTGGACCAGGAAGCTGTCAAGCGTGGGACTTCTGTCTATGTTACCGACCGTGTGGTGCCGATGCTACCAGAACGCCTGTCAAATGGCATTTGTTCCCTTAATCCAAATGTGGATCGCCTGACCCAGTCGGCTATTATGGAAATTGACCGCAAGGGCAAAGTGGTCAAGCACTGGATTGGCCAGACGGTCATCAAAACCACCTTCCGCATGACCTATTCTGATGTCAATGACATGATTGCGGGTAATCAGGAAAAGTTGGACAAATACAAGGCAATCGTGCCAAGTGTGGACCTCATGGTCAAACTCCATGAAACGCTGGAAACCATGCGGTACAAGCGTGGAGCCCTTAACTTTGACACGACAGAAGCCAAAATCATCGTCAACAAGGATGGTCTGCCAGTCGATATTCAACTGCGCCAGCGAGGCATTGCCGAGCGGATGATTGAGTCCTTCATGCTGGCTGCCAACGAGTGCGTTGCTGAGCATTTTGCCAAGTTGGACCTGCCTTTCATCTATCGGATTCACGAGGAGCCTAAGTCGGACAAGTTGCAGAAGTTCATCGACTATGCGACCAGCTTTGGCCTGACGGTCTATGGTACGGCCAGCTCTATCAGCCAGGACGCCCTTCAGGACCTCATGGAGCGGGTCAAGGATGAACCCTATGCGGATGTTCTCAACATGATGTTGCTTCGCTCCATGCAGCAGGCACGCTACTCGGAGCACAACCACGGCCACTACGGACTGGGTGCGGAGTTCTACACCCACTTCACCAGCCCTATCCGCCGCTATCCTGACCTGCTGGTTCACCGTATGGTGCGGGAATATGGTCAAAATCCTGCGGAAAAAGCAGAGTATTTTGAACAGGTTATTCCTGAGCTTGCCAAGTCTTCGTCCAGTTTAGAACGCCGTGCCATTGAGGCAGAGCGGGAAGTCGAAGCCATGAAGAAGGCAGAGTTCATGCAAGAATTTGTTGGGCAAGAGTTTGATGGTGTCGTGTCTAGCGTAGTCAAGTTTGGACTCTTTGTCGAGTTGCCAAATACGGTTGAAGGCCTGATCCATGTCACTAACCTCAACGAATACTATCAATTCCACGAGCGTACTCTGACCTTGCAGGGTGAGAAATCTGGGCGAGTCTTCCGTGTCGGTCAGCCAATCCGTATCAAGCTAACGCGTGCGGACAAGATGACAGGGGAAATCGATTTTGCCCACGTGCCGTCCGAGCTGGATATTGTCGAAAAGGCCTTGAAAGCTAAGCGGAGAACGGCTAGTCACTCCAACCGTGACCGTGATGATCGGTCAGGGCGAGGACGGGGCAAGCACCACAAACAAGAAGCTGCTGGTCGCGATAGCGGACGTCACAAGTCTGGGAAAGACCACAAGTCAAAAAGTGGTAAAAAAGACAAGAAAAAGAAACCATTTTACAAAGAAGTGGCTAAAAAGAACAAGAAGAAAAGGAGATAG
- the secG gene encoding preprotein translocase subunit SecG translates to MYQALLAILLILSVILIVVIFIQPAKNQSSNVFDSSSGALFERTKARGFEAVMQRITAILVFLWMLDALALVIISSK, encoded by the coding sequence ATGTATCAAGCATTATTAGCAATTCTGTTGATTTTATCTGTTATTTTGATTGTAGTGATTTTTATTCAACCGGCTAAAAACCAGTCTAGCAACGTCTTTGACTCTTCTAGTGGAGCCTTATTTGAACGTACAAAGGCCCGTGGTTTTGAAGCGGTGATGCAACGCATTACAGCTATTCTTGTTTTTCTTTGGATGCTGGATGCGCTGGCACTTGTTATCATTTCAAGTAAGTAG
- the rpmG gene encoding 50S ribosomal protein L33, with protein sequence MRVKINLQCSECGSKNYLTSKNAKTHPDKIEVLKYCPKERKVTLHLETK encoded by the coding sequence GTGAGAGTTAAAATCAATTTACAATGTTCAGAATGTGGTAGTAAGAACTACTTGACTAGCAAAAACGCCAAGACTCATCCAGATAAGATTGAAGTCCTTAAATACTGCCCAAAAGAGAGAAAAGTAACCCTCCACCTTGAAACTAAGTAG
- a CDS encoding multidrug efflux MFS transporter, with the protein MDDGSSYWKQNLKVAWLGNFLTGTSFTLVMPFISVFVEELGVGPGQVEYYAGLAVSVNALAAALMAPIWGSLADRYGRKPMMVRAAFAMIFTMGGMAFVPNVFWLLALRVLNGVFTGYIPNATALIASQVPKDKTGYALGTLSTGAVAGNLIGPTLGGILAEMFGVHTVFLLVGLLYAIVVLLTVFYIREDFVPIKKGEEMSVKEVFEQVKDRQMLVGLFVTSMIIIAAAQAVVPILTLYVRHLGQTDNLLFVAGFIISLPGMASLVTSGYLGKIGDRIGNHRLLLIALTYSLLINVFCVFAENPFQLGLLRFMYGFGTGALLPSVNSLLTKLTPKEGISRIFSYNQLFNNLGSVVGPMMGSAVAAHMGYDWVFYLSSGLVLFNLIWSLTNFRNYLKVRDV; encoded by the coding sequence ATGGACGACGGTAGTAGTTATTGGAAGCAGAATTTGAAGGTGGCTTGGTTGGGAAATTTCCTAACAGGGACGAGTTTTACCTTGGTTATGCCTTTTATCTCGGTTTTTGTGGAAGAGTTGGGGGTGGGCCCTGGACAGGTAGAATATTATGCGGGACTTGCGGTATCTGTTAATGCCCTTGCGGCAGCCTTGATGGCACCTATTTGGGGGAGTTTGGCGGACCGTTACGGTCGCAAGCCTATGATGGTGCGGGCTGCTTTTGCGATGATTTTTACTATGGGTGGTATGGCCTTTGTACCAAATGTTTTTTGGTTGCTTGCCTTACGTGTCCTAAATGGGGTATTTACAGGGTACATTCCCAATGCGACTGCCTTGATTGCCAGTCAGGTTCCAAAGGATAAGACGGGGTATGCTCTGGGGACCTTATCAACAGGTGCGGTAGCGGGTAATTTGATTGGTCCGACCCTAGGTGGTATCTTAGCAGAGATGTTTGGCGTACATACGGTATTTTTGCTGGTGGGACTTCTTTATGCTATCGTTGTGTTACTGACCGTTTTCTATATTCGAGAGGATTTTGTTCCAATCAAAAAAGGCGAAGAGATGTCGGTTAAAGAGGTATTTGAGCAGGTGAAAGATCGGCAGATGCTGGTTGGGCTTTTTGTGACTTCTATGATTATTATTGCAGCTGCTCAGGCTGTTGTTCCTATATTGACTCTCTACGTGCGGCATTTGGGACAGACAGACAATCTCCTTTTTGTAGCTGGCTTTATCATTTCCTTGCCTGGTATGGCATCGCTAGTGACATCAGGTTATTTAGGGAAAATTGGTGATCGTATTGGCAACCATCGACTTCTATTGATTGCTTTGACTTACAGTCTGTTGATTAATGTTTTCTGTGTTTTTGCAGAAAATCCTTTCCAGCTTGGTTTGTTGCGATTCATGTATGGTTTTGGGACAGGAGCATTGTTGCCTTCGGTCAATTCTCTTTTGACCAAGTTGACTCCAAAAGAAGGGATTTCAAGGATATTTTCCTACAACCAACTCTTTAATAATCTAGGTTCTGTTGTTGGTCCCATGATGGGGTCTGCGGTGGCTGCTCACATGGGTTATGACTGGGTTTTCTATCTGTCGAGCGGACTTGTCCTCTTTAACCTTATCTGGTCTTTGACCAATTTTAGAAACTATTTGAAAGTAAGGGATGTTTAG
- the coaE gene encoding dephospho-CoA kinase (Dephospho-CoA kinase (CoaE) performs the final step in coenzyme A biosynthesis.) — MAKVIGLTGGIASGKSTVTAFLREQGYPVIDADAVVHELQAKGGKLYQVLLAEFGEAILSADGSLDRAKLGQAVFADSNLRARLSVLQDKIIRQELLDRRDALKQTEDVIFMDIPLLYEADYSGEVNEVWLVYVDRAQQLERLMKRNGLAVQDAENRLAAQLSLEEKRSQAQVVIDNSGAVEATSTQVAQLLEELKDGRR, encoded by the coding sequence ATGGCTAAAGTTATTGGTTTAACAGGCGGTATCGCCTCTGGAAAATCAACGGTTACAGCTTTTTTGCGAGAACAGGGCTATCCAGTCATCGATGCGGATGCGGTCGTGCATGAGTTGCAGGCTAAAGGCGGAAAGCTCTATCAGGTCTTACTTGCCGAGTTTGGGGAAGCTATCCTGTCAGCTGATGGCAGTCTAGATAGGGCTAAGCTGGGGCAGGCTGTTTTTGCGGATAGCAATCTGCGGGCTCGTTTATCTGTCTTGCAGGACAAGATTATCAGGCAGGAGCTGTTAGACAGAAGGGATGCTCTCAAGCAGACTGAAGATGTAATTTTCATGGATATTCCTTTGCTTTACGAGGCTGATTATAGCGGGGAAGTAAATGAAGTCTGGCTAGTTTATGTCGATAGAGCGCAGCAGTTGGAACGGCTCATGAAACGCAATGGCTTAGCTGTTCAAGATGCAGAAAATCGTCTGGCTGCTCAGCTTTCTTTAGAGGAAAAACGGTCGCAAGCCCAGGTGGTGATTGACAATAGCGGAGCGGTTGAGGCGACCTCAACACAGGTTGCGCAACTTTTGGAGGAATTAAAGGATGGACGACGGTAG
- the mutM gene encoding DNA-formamidopyrimidine glycosylase yields MPELPEVETVRRGLNRLVKGKVIERVKVTYAPMIKTGVDAFCQDLIGQEILDVDRRGKYLLIYLTDHVLISHLRMEGKYNFFPDQVPANKHFHAFFTFSDGSTLVYQDVRKFGTMELLGKADVDAYFLSRKIGPEPTEEDFDLEAFAAKLAKSKKPIKSHLLDQSLVAGLGNIYVDEVLFKAQVHPAQASNQLSAEQVADLRQATIEVLQLGTEKGGSTIRTYKNALGMDGTMQDYLQVYGKTGQACPRCQTEIVKIQLGGRGTHFCPQCQVKHG; encoded by the coding sequence ATGCCCGAATTGCCTGAGGTTGAGACGGTTCGTCGTGGGTTGAATCGGTTGGTCAAGGGAAAGGTTATCGAAAGGGTCAAGGTGACCTATGCTCCTATGATTAAGACTGGTGTGGATGCCTTCTGTCAGGACTTGATTGGTCAGGAGATTTTAGATGTGGATCGTCGTGGCAAGTATCTCTTGATTTACCTGACAGACCATGTCCTCATTTCCCACTTGCGGATGGAAGGTAAGTACAATTTCTTTCCTGACCAGGTGCCTGCCAACAAACATTTCCATGCCTTTTTTACTTTTTCAGATGGCTCGACCTTGGTTTATCAGGATGTCCGCAAGTTTGGCACAATGGAACTGCTGGGCAAGGCAGATGTGGATGCCTACTTTCTCAGTCGAAAAATCGGTCCTGAGCCGACGGAGGAAGATTTTGACTTGGAAGCCTTTGCTGCTAAGTTGGCCAAGTCGAAAAAGCCCATTAAGTCGCATCTTTTGGACCAGTCTTTGGTGGCTGGTTTGGGCAATATTTATGTTGATGAGGTCTTGTTCAAGGCACAAGTTCATCCTGCTCAAGCAAGTAATCAGCTATCGGCTGAGCAGGTGGCAGACCTCCGTCAAGCCACCATAGAAGTTCTTCAACTAGGAACTGAAAAAGGTGGTTCAACCATTCGGACCTACAAAAATGCCTTGGGAATGGACGGGACTATGCAGGATTATTTACAAGTTTATGGAAAGACAGGACAGGCTTGTCCCCGTTGCCAGACGGAGATTGTCAAAATCCAGCTGGGCGGTCGAGGGACGCATTTCTGTCCTCAGTGTCAGGTGAAACATGGCTAA
- the era gene encoding GTPase Era has translation MTFNSGFVAILGRPNVGKSTFLNYVMGQKIAIMSDKAQTTRNKIMGIYTTEEEQIVFIDTPGIHKPKTALGDFMVESAYSTLREVDTVLFMVPADEKRGKGDDMIMERLKQAKVPVILVVNKIDKVHPDQLLEQIDDFRQQMDFKEIVPISATQGNNVNRLMEILKENLDEGFQYFPADQITDHPERFLVSEMIREKVLHLTREEIPHSVAVVIESMKRDEFTDKVHIRATIMVERDSQKGIIIGKQGAMLKKIGSMARRDIELMLGDKVFLETWVKVKKNWRDKKLDLADFGYNEKEY, from the coding sequence ATGACATTTAACTCAGGTTTTGTGGCGATTTTAGGTCGTCCAAACGTTGGGAAATCAACCTTTCTCAACTATGTAATGGGGCAAAAAATTGCCATCATGAGCGACAAGGCTCAAACAACCCGTAACAAGATTATGGGGATTTATACAACAGAAGAAGAGCAGATTGTCTTCATTGACACACCAGGAATCCACAAGCCTAAGACGGCCTTGGGTGACTTTATGGTGGAATCTGCCTATAGCACCCTTCGTGAAGTGGACACGGTCCTCTTTATGGTGCCAGCCGATGAAAAGCGAGGCAAGGGTGACGACATGATTATGGAACGTCTTAAACAGGCCAAGGTTCCAGTCATTTTAGTGGTTAACAAGATTGACAAGGTTCATCCAGACCAGCTTTTGGAACAGATTGATGATTTCCGTCAACAGATGGACTTCAAGGAAATTGTGCCAATTTCTGCTACCCAAGGGAACAATGTTAATCGTCTCATGGAAATTCTCAAGGAAAATCTGGATGAAGGTTTCCAGTATTTCCCAGCGGACCAAATCACTGACCACCCAGAACGTTTCTTGGTATCTGAGATGATTCGGGAGAAGGTTCTACACCTGACTCGTGAGGAAATTCCGCACTCTGTGGCCGTTGTCATCGAGTCCATGAAACGTGATGAATTTACCGACAAGGTCCATATCCGAGCGACGATTATGGTTGAGCGTGATAGCCAGAAAGGCATCATCATCGGCAAGCAAGGAGCCATGCTCAAGAAAATTGGCTCCATGGCCCGTCGTGATATTGAATTGATGTTGGGCGACAAAGTCTTCCTCGAAACCTGGGTCAAAGTCAAGAAAAACTGGCGAGACAAAAAACTCGACCTCGCCGACTTTGGCTATAATGAGAAAGAGTATTAA